The genome window CGACACCGGACTCATCCGGCCGGAGGATGTCGCATACCCAACGGAGTATTACGTCCCCCTTCTGGCCCGCCACCGGTTGCAAGTCGATAAGTACCTTGCGCATTACGGTCTCAGCAAGGTACAAGGGTATCTGCGCCGGCACCCTGAGTGGGGACAGACCGATGGAGCTGCCGCCTAACGTAAAAGGGTTTTTCCGTCATCCGGCGTGGGGGGAACGGGGTCACCCATTGGAAGGCCGTTGTCAACTGAGCAAACGAGTCCGATCGCGGCACTGCCGCCTTCTTTTCCTTTAGCTGCCATCTTCTTCCCATCCGCTGTTAGCGGAACGCTTGCCCGACACCATCGAGTGTAATGTCGGTTCCGGAGATTGTCGGACCAGTCATGCCGATGCTCAGTACCCGGCTTGGTTTGGCCGCGCAAGCGCTTATCGACCGGCTAATACGGGCACTCAGCATAGGGATTTTGCGGGGGACGCAATTTGTCATTCCCGCGAAAGCGGGAATCCACGGCCCCGGCTCGCTACGACCCGCCAGCGCTACACGATCTCGTCATAGAGGTCTCGCCAGTCCGGGTTCTGAGCTTCGATCAGCTCGATCTTCCAGACGCGGCGCCACTTCTTCAGCTGCTTCTCCCGCACGATTGCGGTCTCTGCGCAGCCGTGCGCTTCGTAGTAGACC of Deltaproteobacteria bacterium contains these proteins:
- a CDS encoding GIY-YIG nuclease family protein — encoded protein: VYYEAHGCAETAIVREKQLKKWRRVWKIELIEAQNPDWRDLYDEIV